The following coding sequences are from one Ornithodoros turicata isolate Travis chromosome 1, ASM3712646v1, whole genome shotgun sequence window:
- the LOC135373790 gene encoding uncharacterized protein LOC135373790 — protein MIRRESEAGTLGDYLLMFVCLVAAIGLAVAIRYSWMSDAYTVDESGDNWEEYGEGNEAHGDQSHDPSPDTVYSPATLRMLTTTDTISNFTTSGNDTTLTITRVVTTITVTVTTITSGITLTTTTTTTSTTTDHSVTLLRTPAVPRTPLDWKILSSVLSSEDLCKFSFYQSYVAKAFDLEPLIADIRKAQRQTTCEHTGTCLGMSATSIAAATKEKLMHGFWHTNVCHSFDGRHNATNGIIEAPSIDLPPITPLELFL, from the exons ATGATTCGCAGAGAATCTGAAGCGGGCACTCTTGGAGACTACCTTCTCATGTTTGTCTGTCTCGTTGCTGCAATCGGGCTCG CCGTGGCAATCCGATACTCATGGATGAGTGACGCCTACACGGTGGACGAGAGTGGTGACAACTGGGAAGAATATGGCGAAGGCAACGAAGCACACGGGGATCAATCGCATGATCCATCGCCCGACACTGTATACTCACCGGCAACACTGCGTATGCTTACGACGACGGACACAATCAGCAACTTCACCACTTCTGGAAACGACACTACGTTGACCATCACCAGGGTCGTGACAACAATAACCGTAACGGTTACAACGATAACGTCTGGAATAACTCTCACAACCACCACGACGACGACCAGCACAACAACGGACCACTCGGTGACGTTACTACGTACTCCCG CCGTTCCGCGAACCCCTCTGGACTGGAAAATCCTTTCATCAGTTCTCTCTTCGGAAGATCTCTGCAAGTTCTCCTTCTACCAGAGCTATGTAGCCAAGGCTTTTGACTTGGAACCCCTCATTGCTGATATTAGGAAAGCGCAAAGGCAGACAACATGTGAACACACTGGAAC GTGCCTTGGGATGTCCGCTACATCCATCGCTGCAGCTACCAAAGAGAAATTGATGCACGGCTTCTGGCATACGAATGTCTGCCATTCCTTTGACGGACGCCACAACGCGACCAATGGTATCATCGAAGCCCCGTCAATTGACTTGCCGCCCATTACGCCTTTAGAGTTGTTTTTATAA